A region of the Corticium candelabrum chromosome 4, ooCorCand1.1, whole genome shotgun sequence genome:
TCCGGTGGCCCAAAGACAAGATTCGGCATCATTTGTGAAATGTCAACatctcttaattaaacaaactgGGAAGTTGCAGCTTTTGAGCGTTCTACTTGGAAAGACCAAATCATGTGTGGTCTAAGAAGTTTTGAAACAGAGAAAATGAAGAAAATTGAGAAAAAGAGTCAAATGTGTCATGAAATTCTTACTGGATCCACCACAAGTCAACATATATGTCGTACATGTAATCGAGACTGTTGATTATGAACTGGACTTATTGTTCATGAGCGAACTCACAGCAACATCCCAAAAGCCATACAACAATCTCTGAGACGCTCTTTGTGTACCAGAACATGTTGATCTAAAGCTGGACTTACGCTTCTCATATGCGAGCTTATCAACATCAAGATCAGAAAAGTTATCAGTTCTCCTTTTTTATACATTGTTTAGGAGTCGTTAGCTCGTAACTGAGTAGCgttgaagtgtgtgtgtgtgtgtgtgtgtgtgtgtgtgtgtgtgtgtgtgtgtgtgtgtgtgtgtgtgtgtgtgtgtgtcaaaagaGTTGGTATGATTTAATCCAAGTTGGATTAATCTTGTGTGTGGATATCATATTCCCATTCTTGTTTCTGTCGCTATCTGGCACTCATTTATGAATTGTCTGAAACTAGAAAGGAAGCGCAGTATGTCATATGTATGAGACTGATTTAGGCTAATTAATACAGGCAGCTGCATGTTCTGCATATTTCTAAATTGCATTGGGATATGTGATATCTGGATATGTCTGGATACACTCTTATTGGAATTATTTTATAGGTTGGCTTCCTTTATCTGCAATGCACAAAGTAGCTGAAGTTCTTGGTATGTCAAGGATGAGAGTCTATGAAGTGGCAACATTCTACACAATGTTCAACAGGTTATctgttaagcctggttcacaatattgacgccaaCGTCGACGtcaacaatagaaatgaatcctattccagcgttgacgtcggcgtcaacatcaaagaatgCCACCGACGTCAAGgtggtttctttgaagtttgacgctttactgagcgtcggcgtcatattgtgaactaggctttaGTCAATAAGTATATTTCAATGTTTATTGTTGACTTGGTTGCCTAATCAGAAATCCAATCGGGAAATATCATATAGAAGTGTGCACCACAACACCTTGTATGTTGTGTGGATCTCAGCAAATACTCGACACCCTACGAAACAAACTCGGTAGGTTGGAGCATATTGTGTACAGAAACATCAATTAGTTTATTTGACTTCTACTAATGATTGATGGATGAAATATGTGGTCTTGAATATTTGAACGAATTCTTAAGGAAGCACAGGTGgttggtactgtactgtagtatttGAGTTTGCATTAATTATAGTTGCTGTTCTTTTGTGATAATTGTCTGTACTATCACTTTGtttatatattacattatgGTTCACAATTGTATATACATCACAATATGCTTGTGGAACTTAAGAAACTTACTGATCATCAAGGGATGATGTGTGGGTTTTGTAAACAAAGAGCATTTGATAATGTTTTATGTTTTAGGAATTGACATTGGTGAGACTACTGATGATGGGATGTTTACTCTATCAGAAGCAGAGTGTTTAGCTGCATGTGTGAATGCTCCTATGATGATGATAGGAGATGATTATTATGTAAGCTTGTGTAATCACTGACACCACATGAAGTCAGTTACTGTTAAATTGAAGGAGGATTTGACCCCTGAACTTACTGAAGAAATCATAGATTCATTTGCTAAAGGACAACGGCCAAAACCAGGACCAAGGTACTGTAGTACGCTGTAGTACAATTTTTGTACAATAAGTATTGGGTATTAAACAGAGTAATTGGATTTAGGGGTCGTTTTGCTGCGGAACCTCATGGTAGACTAACATCATTAACAGAACCTCCAACTGGCCCTGGATTTGGAGTTCGAGATGATCTGTGACTTGTAAAACTGAACAGAATATGTAAGGTCTGTCTCTAGCACTACACATATATGTATAATCATTACTCAATATGCTCAATGGAGTGGGTGTGGATGTTGCACCATTATACAAGAACCTCGGTATGATTAACGGTTGTAAGATGTTGATCATTATCAGTGTTTTCAAAGTGGCCACTGTAAAGTGTGCATGACACTaacttgtccatttatttttCACAAATTATGTGCAGTAAATAGAGACTGCCAGATGTTTATGAGGAACTGCTTCTCGATTTCAACATGACTGTTAGACATACAGCAACAGTTTTGGAGCTACAACAAGGCACTTTCCTGACAGTCATTTCAGTTTATTCAGGATATCAGTTTCACAGTTGCTGATTTATTAGTTTACCCTGGAATGAATGGGTGATCTTTCTTGCACTTTTCCAGTTCTTCTTCAGTTGAACTGCGAATGCAGCAATACTGTAGGTTTTGTGAGAATGTGTCCTTATCTGGGATGTACATATTGGCACGATGCCAAATGTACTGCAGCCACGTGTGGTCGTTTGACTTTGAAATAATGCCATCAGACAGCTGCATGATTCTTTGGTTGTCGATTACTTGGCCCAAACATGATGGGTAGGCCTCAGAGAATGCATACTCATATTGCCAGTAGGTCTCTCGATGTTCTACAGTAgcaacacacagcaacaacaaatggGACTTTAGAACAGTAATATAGAGCATACAGAGTTTATTTCTTGTACACAATAGATGTATGACAAAACAGACTTAGAGAATGTACTTAGTACATACATTTTCATACCATTTGCCATGGCCAAGTTGAGGTACCATTGCTTATAGTCTATGAATGACTTTGTTACATCATCAATGTAGACAAGTCGGAATGACGGGTTGTTTTCATAAATTGGAGATAGAGATCCAGTCAAGATAAATGCAGCTGACTGTTCCACTGTTGGCTCATTATCGTGATCATAGAAAAACCTGAAGTCATCTCTGTGTAGATGACCATATAGCTGTCCTGTGACAAATTACGTAATGGTTATCAgcaatacagtacaactacTGTCAAAACAAATCTCCAATAACATGAGGATATCTTGCTGCAGTTAGTTTCACGTATGCTTTAGTATAGTTTGCAAACCAAAGCGGAGTCAGACCATGGGTAGAGATACCGGGTGGTATATGACCTGAAATAATCACTCTTGCATCATTTTGGTCAGCTTTTTCCAGTTCTGATTCCAGCCATTGTAGTTGCCTAGTAGCAGTCTTTAAAAACAGTTCTGTTTGTACTGTTGCCTTGACACTAAAGTAGTTTGTATTTAGTACTAGTAGCGTGAGTTTTGGTGCTAGCTGCGCTTTGTAATAACCACCAGTAACAAAGGTTTTTGTAAATTCAGTCTCATTCACTGGTGACTGTTCTTGTCGCCAGTAGCAGCCTTCACATATAACAAAGTCCCTCCATTGCACTCTTACAGCATTGTACCATCCCTGTGGATGTGGTGGGATGTAATAATCTTCTGGTATATCATTGTTTCCCAAACAAGGAAACACATGTGTCTGGGAATCTTTTGTAAAGTTCATCAGTAGCTACACTAATGGCTTCAAAAACTACACCTCCTTTTGGAGTTCCAAGATCATGTGCTGACATGTCACCAGTAACAATGATGAAGTCTGGCCGAACCTCCTCCATACTGATTTTATTCATGGCATGAAAGACATTTTCAACAAGAAGTCGAGGAGAATCACATTGTGGTCTACCGTAGGGAGCCTCATACTCCGCTGGAGAAGAATCATTAGTCAAACGACAAAATGTGTGTTTTGAGATATTGGCATCATATTCAGGATCCACATGGATATCAGAAATATGGAAGAACTTTAGCCAGCTTTCCAGGAAAGCGGATTGCTTGCTATTACATCTTGTGTTTGCGTTTTCCTTGAACGTGCTTTCAGACCTAACATTGCTACATGGCGGCTGAAAGATTCATGTTATTGATAGAAAAGCAATGAGAGCAAATAGGATCCCACAAATAGCAGCAATAAACCATTTGATCTTGGAAAACTTGGACTTTGAAATTAGATCTGTAAGGACTGGCTGCTGGTCTCCTGCCATTGTGAtgaacaatgtacagtaagcaCTTGTGCACGACTACAAAGGCTAAAATCATTGTGATTATCATTGGAAATAGAATACTATAGTGCAAACTAAATTAACTCTTAGTTAGCATGTTGTTGGATAAGTAACAATGAAACAGTGTTTGAATCGATTTCCGGGGCAGGACTCATGCTGGTAGTTCACAGAAAGAAACAGGCTACATGCTGTTTCATCATGTTAGGGCTCTTTAGTCCTACCAATCACAACTGTTGATTTTCACTTCTACCTTGCTTGTAACACCTAATAGACAACCTTTGCAAAGTCTTGTCCATTTGGGAAATTATGGCGCGTAATGTCTAATGTCTAAACCCTTGACAAATATTGTGAATGATGATGCCAATTATTAGAACATGGTTGGTTGGCAAAGACAAGTGAATACGACAAACAACTGGGAAGTAATTCTGTAGCTGCTGTTTGCACTAATCTAAAATTTTGGTCACATGATGTAGGTGATTATGCTCCAGATGAATAGCACACTGGAATTAGCATCTTTGTGCACAAGATGTTATTATTGTCTAAACCAAGAGTTAATTTCTTTCACACATTTTCCTCCAGACAGTTTATTGAAGATGAGTGTACAGTTGTACATTTGGGAATATAGATAAAGGAACATAACTACAGTCTTGTATAAATGTGGTttagttgcatgcattgatAAAGTATACAATCCGTATTTCAGGTCATAGTAGGTGGCTTTCTTGTGAACAAATTCTGTGAAGGTGGAGGAGATTTTTTCTATCTCCTGATTCCACCAACTGATGTTTCACTGCTTTGAGTAATTAGGATAGATCATACGGTATAGCTAGCTTTGTTGATGAAAATAGGTAAATGTTTGTTATGAGAGTATGTGAATCTTAtgaatatttaaattaaaaattactaaaCAACCTTATTCTTGGAATTGGGTAACATAATGATTCTCAATATCAATTGGTTGTGAACatagaaattattgtgttGTGACTGTTGGACCCAACTCCAACTCTGACAGATCGAACTCTACCTCGGAAACAGAACCTGTTATCTTACCTTTTTCTGTTCAGAGGTCTTAATCCAATTTGTCATTATATTGCCATAAAAACATCCGTGTTCACAACAAATGACTATTAAGCATGATTGTGTTTATCTATTTCAAAAGattgttttgtaatttaaaatttcaatgcGTTATATCAACACACATATGACACACTGAATGTTATAATAGACACTGAATAATGAGTTTACTCTGTGATCAACATAACTGCCTTATACCATTGAAAAACTAATAGGTTTTCATCACTAAACAGTCGACAGTAACTAAGATGAAGTTGAAGAAATTGAGACATCACAAACAAGAACAGAATTGATGAGTCAGTTTGCCATGTGCTGTTTATCCAGGTATAAACGGATGTTCTTTCTTGCACTTCTCAAGGATGTCTGAGGTTATACTGCGCATACAACAATATTGTAAATTCTGTGAGAATGTTGCTGTGTCTGGGAGAAACTCGGTTTGACGATGCCAGATATACTGCAGCCACGTGTAGTCCTCTCTCCTGGAGATAACACCATTAGTGATGTCAAGGATCTTCTCATTATTAATCACTTGTCCAAAGCATGATGGATATGATTCAGAGAATGTGTACTCATGGAACCAGTGAGTTTCGTTGTGCTCTGTTCACACAGAAAGTCAttataaataagtaaacaatgttacttattaattaagttatagcTCCTTACACAATTGGGAAAACAAATTTGTAAAAAAGAGCATTCAGTGCCTGATAACTTATCAATTACTGTAGAAGACTTACATATTTAGTAGCTGAAATATTTTCAATCATCACCAGTATAAAGGTATGTTACTATCTAGATGGTCACATGAAGTGGCCTACCTGCAGACAATTTTACTACAACAGGTTCAGCACTTCCTAGAAGGCCATGCAATCAACTgatatttgtatatttaattGAAGTTTACCATTTGACAGAGCCATGTTTAAGTACCATTGCTTGTAATCTACAAATACGTTGGTTTGGTCATCAACGTAAACCAGACGGAATGCTGGATTATTGTTGTAGACTGGAGAAATAGATGGAGTTAGGAGGATTGCCGACGACTCCTCCACCAATGGCTGATCAGGTTGAGCAAAGAAAAATCTGAAGTCATCCCGATGTATGTGGCCGAACAGCTGTCCTATGACAAATCATATAATAATTACGAACAGTAAATGTTATATGTACTTTATCAAAACCTCCAATAACATGAGGATATCTTTCTCCAGTCAAGTGCAAATATGTTTTAGTATAGTTGTCAAACCAAAGAGGTGACAGACCATAGGTAGAGATGCCAGGTGGTATGTGACCTGAAATAATCACTTTTGCATCATAGTCTTCAGCTCTCTGAAGCTGCTGTCTCAACCATTCCAGTTGACCTTTTGCAGTCTCCAAAAACAGTTCTGTTTGAACAGTTGCCCAGGCACTGAAATAATTGGTGTTTAACACAAGCAAACTAAGTTTAGGAGTTAGCTGTGCTTTATAATAACCACCAGTAACAAACGTTTTCATAAATTCATTTTCTTTCACAGGCGGCTGATCAAATCGCCAGTAGCATTTTTCACAAATAACAAATTCTTTCCACTTGTTCATTACTTCAGTGTACCATCCTTGTGGATGAGGAGGAATGTAGTAATCTTCTGGTATATCATTATTGCCCAGACAGGGGAAAACATAAGTGTTTGGAAATGTGTTTCGAAGCTCATCTGTAGCTATGGTAATAGCTCCAAGAACTACATCCCCTGTGGGAGTGCCAAGGGAGTGGGCAGCCATGTCACCTGTGAAAACAATGAAGTCAGGCCAATTCTCCTCCCATATGCTAGTGCTGATTTTTTTCATTGTCTGGAAAGCATCCTGAATCAGAAGTTTCGGAGAATCACAGTTTGGTCGACCATAAGGAGCAAGGTAAGAAGCAAGTTTAGCTTCAGCAGAATAATTCCTACAATAGGTATGACCTGAAATATTGTCAAGGTATTCGGGGTCAATGTGAACATCAGAAATATGAAAGAACTTGAGCCAGTCTTCCGGGAATGTACTCTTGGGTATAGCACAACCTGCAGGCGCGGTAATACCGGACGTTCCAGAGGTACAGGGCAGACTCTTGACCCAGGTGACAGCTAGGACTGTAGCTAGAACTGCCATGCCGACGGTAGCAGCCACTGCCAAGCCAAAGTACAAAGTAAGCTTTTTACTATGCTGTGGCTTAGCAATTGGCTTTGCATCTTCATCAGTAACAATCAGCTTCGAATTCACTGCCGAGTCCTTTGCCATTCTAGCGATATATGAATGCTGCAACAGATGAGAAGTGTGCAGGTTTCAGTACAATCAACTTAACAAGTGACCAACCGGCATAGAAAACCCACGTCGCAATTTTTGGCTTACCTCAACGCTTCCGGGTGGAGAGTGACGGAACGAGCAAgcctaaagtccgttcaaagaatggagagcccgtgggaaaatTCCCGTATCTGGGCAAGTACGCCCCCTACGCCGTTGATAAACATATCATTCAAA
Encoded here:
- the LOC134178169 gene encoding NADH dehydrogenase [ubiquinone] flavoprotein 2, mitochondrial-like, with product MLKAWARSCLSRPACSRLFSARQRLYAGAEFVHRDSSENNADTPFEFTEENKKRLETIIGNYPGGHKAAAVIPALDLAQRQHGWLPLSAMHKVAEVLGMSRMRVYEVATFYTMFNRNPIGKYHIEVCTTTPCMLCGSQQILDTLRNKLGIDIGETTDDGMFTLSEAECLAACVNAPMMMIGDDYYEDLTPELTEEIIDSFAKGQRPKPGPRGRFAAEPHGRLTSLTEPPTGPGFGVRDDL
- the LOC134178600 gene encoding acid sphingomyelinase-like phosphodiesterase 3a gives rise to the protein MAKDSAVNSKLIVTDEDAKPIAKPQHSKKLTLYFGLAVAATVGMAVLATVLAVTWVKSLPCTSGTSGITAPAGCAIPKSTFPEDWLKFFHISDVHIDPEYLDNISGHTYCRNYSAEAKLASYLAPYGRPNCDSPKLLIQDAFQTMKKISTSIWEENWPDFIVFTGDMAAHSLGTPTGDVVLGAITIATDELRNTFPNTYVFPCLGNNDIPEDYYIPPHPQGWYTEVMNKWKEFVICEKCYWRFDQPPVKENEFMKTFVTGGYYKAQLTPKLSLLVLNTNYFSAWATVQTELFLETAKGQLEWLRQQLQRAEDYDAKVIISGHIPPGISTYGLSPLWFDNYTKTYLHLTGERYPHVIGGQLFGHIHRDDFRFFFAQPDQPLVEESSAILLTPSISPVYNNNPAFRLVYVDDQTNVFVDYKQWYLNMALSNEHNETHWFHEYTFSESYPSCFGQVINNEKILDITNGVISRREDYTWLQYIWHRQTEFLPDTATFSQNLQYCCMRSITSDILEKCKKEHPFIPG